In Exiguobacterium acetylicum, the genomic stretch TCGGACTTGTCATTTATCTGTTTGGAATCGGACTTGGGATCGTCGCCATCAAACGACGCGAATCGGGAATCCTCAAATACGTCAGTCTCGCCTGTGCCGTTCCGCTTGGTGTGTTACTACTGCTCTTTCTCGGTTTCATCTTCAGTGGGCAGATTTAATCATTTTACAATAGTTGTTCATGAGACGTTTTCCCGCCTGCATCGAATGTCAGCTGATGGATTGTTGGACTCCCCATCGCGCCCAGCCACTCATTTGCCGGTCGTTCAGTGTAGTGTTCGAGCACTAAAGCCAACACGAGACCATGCGTCGCGACGACCACTCGGTGGTGCGGGTGGGTTTTAAGTAGCTGATCGATGACTGTTAGAGCACGATTACGTGCTATTTGATTCGACTCTCCACCACTTTGCGCGTAATCATCATTTTGAAATGATCGCTTCAACAGTTCTTCTAGCCGTTCAGGCGATAAACGTTCGTCTGTTTCCTGAAAACGCCGTTCCTGAAACGCTGCCTCGTAGATTCGCAAACCTCGTTGCTCAGCAAGCGGGCGAACGGAGTCCATCGCTCGTTGCATCGGACTCGAGTAGATGGCGTCAATCGGTATCTCTTTAAAGAACGCTACGAGTTCCTGTGCTTGTTCTTGACCTGCATCCGTTAATCCCCGCCCTTGATCACTGCCTGTTTTGATCGATTCGCAATGGCGAATGAAATAGATCGTCCTCATCGCAACTGGACCCACTTTCCTTCAGAAATCACGTCTACGTTCGAACCGATAACACGAATCGCTGTCGCGTCGTCGATTGCGTAAGCTGGATTCGTCAATGTCTCAGCCCATGATTCGGCAGCTTGTAAGTGATTATCTGGTAACTGCGGATGATCGAGGTGTGGAAAAATTGAAAAGTCAAAGAGACCTAATGTTGCGTCCGATTGCTCCGGCGTCTTTTTCCATCCAACGAAATCTGTTCCGATTCGTGGCGTCAGAACCATGCTACCGGCGCTCATCCCGACATAAACACCGGTCAGTTGCGGTAATAGTCGATCGAAGCCCGATTCGACAAACCAGTGATGTAGAAAGAGTGGATCACCACCATTAACGAGAATGACATCCGCTTGTTCGACCGCTGGTTGCCAAATTGCTGGATCAATTACCGAGACCGCTGATAATTCCAACAGACCGACTGATTTCCATCCTAAATCGACCATCGGTGCCTCATCTTTTCCTTGAATGAAGTTGACAGCGAGGTCCGTTCCTCTGCCTAATGCGTAGGAAGCTGTCGTGATTGCAATGGCACGGCATTCTTCAATCGGTTTTCCGAGCATCTCGCGTAACGCGTTATGAATCGAGAGATTCTGTACCCCACCGGACGTTAATAAATAGTCCATCGTGACACCTCCTGTTCTTTGCTTCAGTTTACAATATTTGTGCGTTTCTGGTATTCTTACTTTTATTAACAACTTACTTCATCAGGAACTTTTCTCCATTTTCTTTCGTATCAAAACATACAGGCTCATATTTTGACCAATTTTTGTGAACAGGAGGCACATATGTATTCGATTCCTAGCTACTTCATACTCTACTTAAAAATCATGCTGACGGATAAGATTCCGGTCTTTTGGTCGTTGATTTTCCCGTTGATTCTCGCCTTTGTCTTCGGGTCACGACTTGACTTCACCGAGAACAGTTTCCTCTCGTTCCTTGCGCTCTTTTGGGGCTATATCTTGCTCTCGATTTACGTGAACAGTATCGGACTCCAACTTGCCCGGATGCGGGAGCATGGTTTGATGAAGACGTATATCATGATTTCCGGTAGTAAGATTGGTTGTATTCTCGCACTCGTACTCGTTCAGCTCGTGTTTGCAGCCGTTAGTTTGACGGTCTTTACGACGATCCTGATGCTCGTATTCGGTTACTTCTCACCTTTGACGTTGTTACTCGCTTATCTCGTCTTGTTGCTCAGCATCCCGCTTGCTTTTGCAAGCATTGCCTTGACGATGCTTCCAGCAAAGATTTCGAGTATGTCGACATTAATCAACATCGTCATGTATCCCCTGTTCTTGTTCGCAAATAGCCAACCGGATCGCTTGTACAGTTACTTGAATCCTTTTTATGTCATGAAAACACTTGGTCTCGCCGTCTCTGAGCACGTTACGGGAGCATCGTTACTGATCTTGACCGTCGTACTCGTCGTTTATCTGTTACTTGGTCTATTCTCTGTCAAACGCTTTAATCTGATGTCATTACTGACCCGATAGGAGGATTCAGATGCACGTTCAACACGTACGCTTCAACTATCCGAAATCACCTGATCTGTTACACGATGTCTCCTTTTCGCTTGTTCCCGGGAAACTGAACGTCTTGATCGGGATGAACGGTGCCGGGAAAACGACACTGTTTGATTGCATGACCGGTGCTTTACCGATCACGTCCGGAGAACTGGACTTACCCGATATCTCGGACATCCTCTATTTGACGCAATTCATCTATTACTCGGATGAATTAAAGGGTAAGGATGTCGCCGTTTTCGTCGGTCGGCTCGCTCGTTTGAAAGCATATCGCAAGCAAGAGACCTATACGCGTCATCTGAAACAGCCGCGAGAGCTCGATTTATTCGCTCATCTGTGGGAGATGAAAATCGGTAAGATGTCCGCTGGCGAAAAGAAATGGTTGTTCGTGACCCTGTTGACGACAGTACCACGTTCGCTCTACATCTTTGACGAGCCGACGAGCGGAGTCGACCCGGCAACACGGCTTCATATCATGCGACGCTTCGAGCAGATGACAGCAAACGGTCAAACATGCCTCTTCTCGACGCATCAATTACACGATCTATTGCATACCGATGCCCATGTCATCTTCCTTCATCAAGGTCGTATTTTGTACGAAGGTGACTTCAAGGAT encodes the following:
- a CDS encoding histidine phosphatase family protein, whose protein sequence is MRTIYFIRHCESIKTGSDQGRGLTDAGQEQAQELVAFFKEIPIDAIYSSPMQRAMDSVRPLAEQRGLRIYEAAFQERRFQETDERLSPERLEELLKRSFQNDDYAQSGGESNQIARNRALTVIDQLLKTHPHHRVVVATHGLVLALVLEHYTERPANEWLGAMGSPTIHQLTFDAGGKTSHEQLL
- a CDS encoding Type 1 glutamine amidotransferase-like domain-containing protein; translation: MDYLLTSGGVQNLSIHNALREMLGKPIEECRAIAITTASYALGRGTDLAVNFIQGKDEAPMVDLGWKSVGLLELSAVSVIDPAIWQPAVEQADVILVNGGDPLFLHHWFVESGFDRLLPQLTGVYVGMSAGSMVLTPRIGTDFVGWKKTPEQSDATLGLFDFSIFPHLDHPQLPDNHLQAAESWAETLTNPAYAIDDATAIRVIGSNVDVISEGKWVQLR
- a CDS encoding AAA family ATPase, which encodes MHVQHVRFNYPKSPDLLHDVSFSLVPGKLNVLIGMNGAGKTTLFDCMTGALPITSGELDLPDISDILYLTQFIYYSDELKGKDVAVFVGRLARLKAYRKQETYTRHLKQPRELDLFAHLWEMKIGKMSAGEKKWLFVTLLTTVPRSLYIFDEPTSGVDPATRLHIMRRFEQMTANGQTCLFSTHQLHDLLHTDAHVIFLHQGRILYEGDFKDWLNRFETTDPDVAFVQMLELAG